In Candidatus Bathyarchaeota archaeon, a genomic segment contains:
- the infB gene encoding translation initiation factor IF-2: protein MRGTTVAKREPGQITQWIGASLLPSEIIMKNYGEILERFKVQIKIPGLLFIDTPGHESFSNLRRRGGSAADIAILVVDIMQGVERQTEESIEILKSRRTPFVVAANKVDLIPGWRSVGSKSITQSVISQPTEVQREMDTKIYTIMGSLSKLGLNSDRFDRIKDFTKTIAIIPTSAKTGEGIPELLTILVGLTQSFMRKELLTSSGPARGTILEVEEEVGLGVTVNAIIYDGKLNIGDRIVLGGKGGPILTTIRTILVPKPLDEIRDPRDKFSTVQSVGAASGIKIAAPNLENALAGSSLYAIPDKESPETYVNMIKEEFERLIIHTDKDGVILKTDTLGALEAITESLRKAGTPIRIADVGDISKREVIEAEVVKGKNRLLGIVLGFNVKTLPDAEEEARKRGVPIIIADIIYDLLDKYSKWLEAERYANLKAELESHIRPGKIRVLPGLIFRRSKPAIFGVEVLAGRIGQKYPLINGDGKRIGEIMRIQDRGRDVGEAISGTQVAVSVDKAVIHRNVFEGDILYVAVPERSAKELLTRLRDHISPEEVEVLRELTEIMRRENPFWNI from the coding sequence ATTCGAGGAACAACCGTTGCAAAGAGAGAACCTGGCCAAATAACCCAGTGGATAGGGGCAAGCTTACTCCCTTCAGAAATAATCATGAAAAACTATGGAGAGATCCTTGAAAGATTCAAAGTTCAAATAAAGATTCCTGGATTACTATTCATAGACACGCCTGGACATGAGAGTTTTTCGAATCTCCGTCGTCGCGGAGGCTCCGCTGCAGACATAGCGATATTGGTTGTAGACATTATGCAAGGAGTTGAACGCCAGACCGAGGAGTCTATCGAGATACTCAAATCTAGAAGGACACCATTTGTCGTGGCAGCTAATAAAGTTGACTTGATTCCGGGGTGGAGGAGCGTAGGTTCAAAATCGATCACACAATCAGTCATATCTCAACCCACTGAAGTTCAAAGGGAGATGGATACTAAAATTTACACTATAATGGGTTCACTATCAAAACTTGGATTAAACTCTGACAGGTTTGACAGAATCAAAGATTTTACGAAGACCATTGCAATAATACCTACAAGCGCAAAAACAGGAGAAGGTATTCCTGAGCTTCTAACGATCCTAGTTGGACTCACACAATCATTCATGAGAAAAGAACTGTTGACGAGTAGTGGACCCGCGAGAGGAACGATTCTAGAGGTTGAGGAGGAAGTTGGTTTAGGAGTTACCGTAAACGCAATTATCTATGATGGAAAATTAAATATTGGGGATAGAATAGTTCTCGGAGGTAAAGGTGGGCCGATACTCACCACGATCAGGACAATATTAGTTCCAAAACCATTAGATGAGATAAGGGATCCAAGAGATAAGTTTTCAACTGTTCAGAGTGTGGGGGCAGCTTCTGGAATAAAGATCGCCGCACCAAACCTAGAGAATGCCCTCGCCGGTTCATCTCTATACGCGATTCCCGATAAGGAAAGCCCTGAAACCTACGTAAATATGATCAAAGAAGAGTTTGAGAGGCTGATAATACATACTGATAAGGATGGAGTAATCCTCAAGACCGATACTCTGGGGGCATTAGAAGCTATAACCGAGTCGCTAAGAAAGGCTGGCACACCTATAAGGATAGCTGACGTTGGGGACATCTCAAAAAGAGAAGTCATAGAGGCAGAAGTAGTCAAAGGAAAGAACCGGTTACTTGGCATAGTTTTGGGATTTAACGTAAAGACATTACCAGATGCTGAGGAGGAGGCTAGAAAGAGAGGTGTCCCAATAATTATAGCGGATATAATATATGATTTATTAGATAAATATTCGAAGTGGCTAGAAGCCGAGAGATATGCTAATTTAAAGGCAGAATTGGAAAGCCATATCAGACCTGGAAAAATAAGGGTTCTTCCAGGACTAATATTCAGGAGAAGCAAACCCGCAATCTTTGGTGTAGAAGTCTTGGCTGGTAGAATTGGGCAGAAATATCCGTTGATAAATGGTGATGGAAAGAGGATAGGAGAGATTATGCGAATCCAAGATAGAGGTAGAGATGTTGGCGAGGCCATTTCAGGAACCCAAGTAGCAGTCTCTGTGGATAAAGCTGTAATTCATCGAAACGTATTCGAAGGCGATATATTATATGTAGCCGTTCCAGAAAGGTCAGCGAAGGAACTTTTAACCAGATTAAGAGATCACATTAGCCCTGAAGAGGTGGAAGTACTCAGGGAGCTAACCGAAATAATGAGGAGAGAGAATCCGTTCTGGAACATTTAG
- a CDS encoding 30S ribosomal protein S6e encodes MAKFKLVISDPNLGKASVMELEGEKAKPLLGRQIGDIFDGSIIGLSGREVKITGGSDKDGIPLRGDVHGGVKKYLLLTKGVGFRGRSGERRRKIVRGRMITDETYQINLVLTRINKENGGKVQSSTNEVYEDGTNESQGAKREP; translated from the coding sequence TTGGCGAAATTCAAACTGGTGATATCGGATCCGAATCTAGGGAAGGCCTCAGTGATGGAACTGGAGGGGGAAAAGGCAAAACCCCTTTTGGGAAGGCAAATAGGAGACATATTCGACGGCTCTATTATAGGATTGAGTGGCAGAGAGGTTAAGATAACAGGTGGCAGTGATAAAGATGGGATACCTCTCAGAGGGGATGTTCACGGTGGCGTGAAAAAGTATTTACTGCTCACAAAGGGCGTAGGTTTCAGAGGAAGAAGTGGAGAGAGAAGAAGAAAAATCGTTAGAGGCCGAATGATTACCGATGAGACATATCAGATAAATCTAGTCTTAACAAGAATAAATAAAGAAAATGGTGGAAAAGTACAATCCTCCACCAATGAAGTTTATGAGGATGGGACCAATGAAAGCCAAGGTGCTAAGAGAGAACCGTAA
- a CDS encoding 30S ribosomal protein S27ae gives MSKSEGRQKKKRLSLGFLYDYNHESGGIKLRNRKCPRCGNIMAHHKIPKQRWTCGSCRYTDYIKS, from the coding sequence ATGAGTAAGAGTGAGGGACGTCAAAAGAAGAAAAGACTGAGTTTAGGTTTCCTATACGATTACAATCATGAAAGTGGTGGTATCAAACTAAGAAATAGAAAATGCCCAAGATGCGGCAATATAATGGCGCATCATAAGATACCTAAACAGAGATGGACCTGTGGTTCGTGTCGATACACTGACTATATTAAGTCTTAA
- a CDS encoding GTP-dependent dephospho-CoA kinase family protein — MGRFVLTRELRALLKLPLGDLLKGDEEENMKRLKEIVAEYKPPKVICVGDRVGRSAFKAGFDSWIKIFDGKEMRREIGISGFKGNRIFIVENEAGTISNMAWMTISEAIKYDGALILVRGEEDLLTLPAILEAPEGSIVVYGQPPRAGMVFVRVNEEKRNLVRRIIGSMTYEPG; from the coding sequence TTGGGTAGATTCGTATTGACAAGGGAGCTTAGAGCATTACTGAAGCTTCCGTTAGGTGACCTACTTAAGGGCGATGAGGAAGAAAACATGAAGAGATTGAAAGAGATAGTTGCCGAATATAAACCTCCCAAAGTTATATGCGTCGGAGACAGGGTTGGCAGGAGTGCATTCAAGGCGGGATTCGACTCATGGATCAAGATATTTGATGGAAAAGAGATGCGTAGAGAGATTGGCATCTCAGGTTTCAAAGGTAATAGAATATTCATTGTTGAGAACGAGGCTGGGACAATAAGTAATATGGCTTGGATGACGATATCTGAAGCTATTAAGTATGATGGGGCCTTAATACTTGTTAGGGGTGAAGAAGACCTTCTTACATTACCGGCTATCCTAGAAGCTCCCGAAGGCTCTATTGTGGTTTACGGTCAGCCGCCAAGGGCTGGAATGGTTTTCGTGAGGGTCAATGAAGAGAAGAGAAACCTTGTCAGACGCATTATCGGCTCCATGACCTACGAGCCAGGTTAA
- a CDS encoding transcription elongation factor Spt4: MKEKACKNCRFISMGNICPNCKSSVLSEDWAGLVIVLDVEKSEISRMIGAKTPGKYAIHIR; encoded by the coding sequence ATGAAAGAGAAAGCTTGTAAAAACTGCCGTTTTATAAGCATGGGCAACATTTGCCCAAACTGTAAGTCCTCGGTCCTCAGCGAGGACTGGGCAGGCTTGGTTATAGTGTTAGATGTAGAGAAGTCAGAAATAAGCAGAATGATAGGGGCCAAGACTCCTGGGAAATATGCTATTCACATCCGGTAG
- a CDS encoding DNA-directed RNA polymerase — translation MFRIMVMEDTIRIPPDKLGGAIKKAAREQVKVKYENLIDEELGYVIYVIDVDVDPVGRILPGDGSTYHKVKFRLLTFYPELHEIVEGEVVEVTDFGAFIRIGPEDALVHVSQIMDDFITYDEKQGVLSGKETHRRICKGDHVRARVIAVSFPRGGVSGKIGLTMRQPYLGKFEWINEEIKKEMSQ, via the coding sequence ATGTTCAGAATAATGGTTATGGAGGACACTATTAGGATTCCTCCAGATAAGCTCGGAGGGGCAATAAAGAAAGCAGCCAGAGAACAAGTTAAAGTGAAATATGAGAACTTGATAGATGAAGAGTTGGGTTACGTTATATATGTGATCGATGTCGATGTAGACCCTGTAGGTAGGATTCTTCCAGGCGACGGATCAACTTATCATAAGGTTAAATTTAGGTTATTGACATTCTACCCCGAACTGCATGAGATAGTTGAGGGTGAAGTCGTAGAAGTTACGGATTTTGGGGCTTTCATCAGAATCGGTCCTGAAGATGCTCTCGTCCATGTCTCCCAGATTATGGACGACTTTATAACATACGATGAGAAGCAAGGTGTCCTTTCAGGCAAAGAGACACACCGTAGAATATGTAAAGGTGATCATGTCAGGGCTAGGGTAATAGCTGTCAGTTTTCCAAGAGGTGGAGTGAGCGGTAAGATCGGTTTGACCATGAGACAACCATATCTTGGGAAATTTGAGTGGATAAATGAAGAAATAAAGAAGGAAATGAGCCAATGA
- a CDS encoding 30S processome protein Utp24, whose amino-acid sequence MTCKVVLDSNFFLISLNLKLDIFYEIEGLLSRRVRFIAISPVRDELHRLSVESSERGRRSVYMLKFLDRCESVEFERGAQETVDDALVRFAVENNAIVATADTALRKRLRDINVPVIYVRERSRLKLEGYPPDDC is encoded by the coding sequence TTGACGTGTAAGGTCGTTCTAGATTCAAATTTCTTTCTCATATCCTTAAACCTGAAGCTTGACATATTTTATGAGATCGAAGGGCTGCTTTCTAGACGTGTAAGATTCATCGCGATAAGTCCTGTCAGGGATGAACTTCATCGACTTTCAGTTGAATCATCTGAACGTGGTAGGAGATCGGTCTACATGTTGAAGTTTCTTGATCGTTGCGAAAGTGTTGAATTCGAGAGAGGTGCTCAAGAAACCGTTGACGATGCACTTGTGAGATTTGCCGTGGAGAATAACGCAATAGTAGCTACTGCAGACACAGCACTCAGAAAGAGACTAAGAGATATAAATGTGCCAGTAATCTATGTAAGAGAACGTTCAAGACTTAAACTTGAGGGATATCCTCCCGATGACTGTTAA
- a CDS encoding translation initiation factor IF-2 subunit gamma — translation MPIQPEVNIGTLGHVDNGKSTLVQALTGVWTARHSEELRRGITIRIGYADAHFYKCSAHRGPISYCTSRRCPICGSDTKFLRAVSFIDCPGHHSLMVTMLSGAALMDGALFVVAADAKFPQAQDREHLLAAEMAGIKNLIIVQNKIDIVNRERAVENMREISRFLKGTSAEDAPIIPISAQHNVNVDLLIETIEKKIPTPKRDTSAPPRMYVLRSFDINKPGTRAEHLSGGVLGGSIVQGVFHIEDQIEIRPGLKVDDSGKTHYQPIFTVIRSLRVGGGEVSEAGPGGLVGIGTALCPSVTKADGLVGSMVGKEGTLPEVLNKVTLDVQLFEKAVGTEDLVAVEKIRTNEPLVLNVATAVTSGVVTSARENVIDISLKRPICVDPNFKVALSRRIGDSWRLIGYGTLK, via the coding sequence GGGCATGTGGACAACGGTAAGAGTACTCTCGTCCAAGCATTGACTGGAGTTTGGACTGCTAGACACTCTGAAGAGCTCAGAAGAGGAATAACAATAAGGATTGGCTATGCAGATGCCCACTTTTATAAATGTTCAGCACATAGGGGGCCTATATCCTATTGTACATCAAGAAGGTGTCCAATCTGTGGTTCAGACACCAAGTTCCTTAGAGCTGTAAGTTTCATCGACTGCCCCGGACACCACAGCTTGATGGTAACTATGCTGTCCGGTGCCGCGTTAATGGATGGCGCCCTATTCGTCGTAGCAGCTGACGCCAAGTTCCCCCAAGCACAGGATCGGGAACATCTCTTAGCAGCAGAGATGGCTGGAATAAAAAATTTGATAATTGTTCAAAATAAGATAGATATTGTTAATCGGGAGAGAGCTGTAGAAAATATGCGTGAGATATCAAGATTTCTTAAGGGAACTTCAGCGGAAGATGCTCCAATAATACCTATATCAGCACAGCACAATGTAAATGTTGACTTGTTGATCGAGACTATCGAAAAGAAAATTCCAACCCCGAAGAGAGACACTTCAGCTCCACCAAGAATGTATGTACTAAGATCTTTCGATATAAATAAGCCTGGGACTAGGGCCGAACATTTGAGTGGGGGGGTATTAGGTGGCTCGATCGTCCAAGGGGTTTTCCATATAGAAGATCAGATCGAGATCAGGCCAGGGTTGAAGGTTGATGATAGTGGTAAAACTCATTATCAACCTATATTCACTGTTATCAGGAGTCTACGCGTAGGTGGAGGCGAGGTTTCTGAGGCTGGTCCTGGTGGACTCGTCGGCATAGGTACCGCCTTATGCCCCTCTGTAACAAAAGCAGATGGTTTGGTCGGGAGCATGGTTGGCAAGGAAGGAACGCTTCCGGAGGTTCTCAACAAAGTCACATTAGATGTTCAGCTTTTCGAGAAGGCTGTAGGTACTGAAGACTTAGTCGCAGTCGAAAAGATAAGAACGAATGAACCATTGGTTCTCAATGTTGCTACAGCAGTTACTTCCGGAGTCGTCACATCGGCAAGAGAAAATGTTATAGACATATCATTAAAAAGGCCTATTTGTGTAGACCCAAACTTTAAGGTTGCTCTGAGTAGAAGAATAGGAGATAGCTGGCGACTGATTGGGTATGGTACCTTAAAGTGA